A stretch of Deinococcus radiopugnans ATCC 19172 DNA encodes these proteins:
- a CDS encoding LacI family DNA-binding transcriptional regulator, with translation MARVSTIQDVARLAGVSATTAKRALRDPDKLTPDTLARVQAAIAQLHYEPDVRAGSLRGGHSRTVGLVVASIVEPFFAQFARAAARQLKAADYTLIISENEYSARLELPELRRLYGQRVAAIMLRPGYGPDSREYLERLSGRGLFILEYDYVPDRSGFPSVMLDNAQAMREAVAYLHGLGHTRIAALGTYDPVVHPEGRSRTFPQAMRERGLDVPPEYQRVTLLTEERAYALTHELLALPTPPSALIALTGTQAIGAFQAIQERGLRLPGDLSLLTFDNYPWTALVEPPITVIEQPVEQMAELAVSAVLRALEEGRPAHEPAQHTVLPGRLIVRGSCAPPRQHQPVSGR, from the coding sequence ATGGCCCGCGTGTCAACGATTCAGGATGTCGCGCGGCTGGCCGGGGTCTCGGCCACCACGGCCAAACGGGCCCTGCGCGATCCCGACAAGCTCACGCCGGACACGCTCGCCCGGGTTCAGGCGGCCATTGCGCAGTTGCACTACGAACCCGACGTGCGGGCAGGCAGCCTGCGCGGCGGCCACAGCCGCACGGTGGGGCTGGTGGTCGCCAGCATCGTCGAGCCGTTCTTCGCGCAGTTCGCCCGCGCCGCCGCCCGGCAGCTCAAGGCCGCCGACTACACCCTGATCATCAGCGAAAACGAGTACAGCGCCCGGCTGGAGTTGCCGGAACTGCGCCGCCTGTACGGCCAACGCGTGGCGGCGATCATGTTGCGCCCCGGCTACGGCCCCGACAGCCGGGAATATCTGGAGCGCCTGAGCGGGCGTGGGCTGTTTATTCTGGAGTACGACTATGTGCCGGACAGGTCAGGGTTTCCCAGCGTGATGCTGGACAATGCCCAGGCGATGCGCGAAGCCGTGGCGTACCTGCATGGGCTGGGCCACACCCGGATCGCCGCGCTGGGCACCTACGATCCGGTGGTGCACCCGGAAGGCCGCTCGCGCACCTTCCCGCAGGCCATGCGTGAACGCGGCCTGGACGTGCCGCCCGAGTACCAGCGCGTGACCCTGCTCACCGAGGAACGGGCTTATGCCCTGACGCACGAGTTGCTGGCCTTGCCCACGCCCCCCAGCGCCCTGATCGCGCTGACCGGCACTCAAGCCATCGGCGCGTTCCAGGCGATTCAGGAGCGGGGACTCCGGCTGCCCGGCGACCTCTCGCTGCTGACTTTCGACAATTATCCGTGGACCGCGTTGGTGGAGCCGCCCATCACCGTGATTGAGCAGCCGGTAGAACAGATGGCCGAGCTGGCCGTCAGCGCGGTGTTGCGGGCGCTGGAAGAGGGCAGACCGGCACACGAGCCGGCGCAGCACACGGTCCTCCCTGGACGACTGATTGTGCGAGGCAGTTGCGCCCCGCCCCGGCAGCACCAACCCGTCTCAGGCCGGTAG
- a CDS encoding ABC transporter substrate-binding protein, whose amino-acid sequence MKRLLTLSLALTVTAAQAATTITIATVNNPDMVTMQKLSPEFTKKYPDINVKWVVLPENELRQKVTLDVASNAGSFDVATVGAYEVPIWAKNGWLDPLTPMFAKNADIAKSYNLADIIPGVRKALTVNGNLYAVPFYAESSMTYYNKDLFKAAGLTMPQSPTWSQIQSFAAKIHNPGKGVYGICLRGLPGWGENMAVFSTVMNTFGGRWYDKDWNAQLDSPAWKNAMTFYVDTIKKYGPPGATGNGFTENLTLMSQGKCGMWVDATVAAGFLSDPSSSKITKSVGFANAPVGPGTPKGNHWYWSWNLAIPKSTKKEDAAFKFITWATSQDYIALVAKEKGTWAAVPPGTRTSTYTNPNYKKAAGAFSGLVQSAINSADVNAATKEPVPYSGIQYVAIPQFQALGTQVGQYLAGAISGQTTVDQALKQAQDAAQKVAKEGGYQK is encoded by the coding sequence ATGAAACGACTGCTCACGCTCAGCCTCGCCCTGACCGTCACGGCCGCGCAGGCCGCCACCACCATCACCATCGCCACCGTGAACAACCCGGACATGGTCACGATGCAGAAGCTGTCGCCGGAATTCACCAAGAAGTACCCGGACATCAACGTGAAATGGGTGGTGCTGCCCGAGAACGAACTGCGCCAGAAAGTCACGCTGGACGTCGCGAGCAACGCGGGCAGCTTCGACGTCGCCACGGTGGGGGCCTACGAGGTGCCGATCTGGGCCAAGAACGGCTGGCTCGATCCGCTGACGCCGATGTTCGCCAAGAACGCCGACATCGCCAAGAGCTACAACCTCGCCGACATCATTCCCGGTGTCCGCAAGGCGCTGACCGTGAACGGCAACCTGTACGCCGTGCCGTTCTACGCCGAGAGCAGCATGACGTACTACAACAAGGATCTGTTCAAGGCCGCCGGGCTGACCATGCCGCAAAGCCCCACGTGGAGCCAGATTCAGAGCTTTGCGGCCAAGATCCACAATCCCGGTAAGGGCGTGTACGGCATCTGCCTGCGCGGCCTGCCCGGCTGGGGCGAGAACATGGCGGTGTTCAGCACCGTGATGAACACCTTTGGCGGGCGCTGGTACGACAAAGACTGGAACGCGCAGCTCGACTCCCCGGCCTGGAAGAATGCGATGACCTTTTACGTGGACACCATCAAGAAGTACGGCCCGCCCGGCGCCACCGGCAACGGCTTTACCGAGAACCTGACCCTGATGAGCCAGGGCAAATGCGGCATGTGGGTGGACGCCACCGTGGCCGCCGGCTTCCTGAGCGATCCCAGCAGTTCCAAGATCACCAAATCCGTGGGCTTTGCCAACGCGCCGGTCGGCCCCGGCACCCCCAAGGGCAACCACTGGTACTGGAGCTGGAACCTGGCGATTCCCAAAAGCACCAAAAAGGAAGACGCGGCCTTCAAGTTCATTACCTGGGCCACCAGTCAGGACTACATCGCCCTGGTCGCCAAGGAGAAAGGCACCTGGGCCGCCGTACCCCCCGGCACCCGCACCAGCACCTATACCAACCCCAACTACAAGAAGGCCGCCGGCGCCTTCAGCGGGCTGGTGCAGAGCGCCATCAACAGCGCCGACGTGAACGCGGCCACCAAGGAGCCCGTGCCGTATTCCGGCATCCAGTACGTGGCCATCCCGCAGTTCCAGGCGCTGGGCACCCAGGTGGGTCAGTACCTGGCCGGGGCGATCAGCGGGCAGACCACCGTGGATCAGGCCCTGAAGCAGGCGCAGGACGCCGCCCAGAAGGTGGCCAAGGAAGGCGGCTACCAGAAGTAA
- a CDS encoding carbohydrate ABC transporter permease, with protein MTTVANPTTTTASPPAPKRGLKLTPAALIWPAMLYLILTTQVPFFMTVYYSFFRYNLVIPDDRPFIGFGNYTTLLTNPQNLQVVWNTLVLAGGTLILTLLIGGAMALLLNRNFPGRSLLRTLMISSFLVMPIVTAVVWKNMLLNPVFGFFSWVVASLGGQPVDWLAQYPMASVIAMITWEWTPFAMLILLTGLQSLPDDQLEAARLDGASPLQEFRHIVMPHWTQAIQVVVLMETIALLQVYGEIYGSTSGGPGLATTNLPYFIYQKAFAEYNIGLASAAGVITVILTNILAIYLLRMINRTNQTNKGG; from the coding sequence ATGACCACCGTTGCCAACCCCACCACGACGACGGCCAGCCCACCGGCCCCCAAGCGCGGCCTCAAGCTGACCCCCGCCGCGCTGATCTGGCCCGCCATGCTGTACCTGATCCTGACCACCCAGGTGCCGTTTTTCATGACGGTGTACTACTCGTTCTTCCGCTACAACCTGGTGATTCCGGATGACCGCCCGTTTATCGGTTTCGGCAACTACACCACGCTGCTGACCAACCCACAGAACCTGCAGGTGGTGTGGAACACCCTGGTGCTGGCGGGCGGCACGTTAATTCTGACGCTGCTGATCGGCGGCGCGATGGCCCTGCTGCTGAACCGTAATTTTCCGGGGCGCTCGTTGCTGCGCACCCTGATGATCAGCTCGTTTCTGGTGATGCCCATCGTCACGGCGGTGGTGTGGAAGAACATGCTGCTGAACCCGGTGTTCGGCTTCTTCTCGTGGGTGGTGGCCTCGCTGGGCGGGCAGCCGGTGGACTGGCTGGCGCAGTACCCGATGGCCAGCGTGATCGCCATGATCACCTGGGAGTGGACGCCGTTTGCCATGCTGATCCTGCTGACCGGCCTGCAGAGCCTGCCCGACGATCAGCTGGAGGCCGCCCGCCTGGACGGGGCCAGCCCGCTGCAGGAATTCCGGCACATCGTGATGCCGCACTGGACGCAGGCCATCCAGGTGGTGGTGTTGATGGAAACCATCGCGCTGCTGCAGGTCTACGGCGAAATCTACGGCTCGACCTCCGGGGGGCCGGGCCTGGCCACCACCAACCTGCCGTACTTCATCTACCAGAAGGCGTTTGCCGAGTACAACATCGGGCTGGCCAGCGCGGCGGGCGTGATCACCGTGATTCTCACCAACATCCTGGCGATCTACCTGCTGCGGATGATCAACCGCACCAACCAGACCAACAAGGGAGGCTGA
- a CDS encoding carbohydrate ABC transporter permease → MTTVPGTRAPIRRDRSRIKVRNTVLTVITYAVALAFLFPLVWMFLAAFKTEAEAFASPPVFAFTPILENFKNALPSYFPALKNSVIAAVGSTVLAFVLGLPAAFALAVYPTTRAQGTLTWMLSTKMMPAVGVIVPLFLLFRNLHLLDTLPGLILMYTTMNLPLVVWMMHSYMTEIPFAIYEAAKVDGASVAQEFFGIALPLSTPGMAATALLAVIFAWNEVFFAVNLTSSDAAPLSVFISSFKTSMGLFWAQMSAAAALTVLPVLIFGWVAQRQLVRGLSFGAVK, encoded by the coding sequence ATGACCACCGTTCCCGGCACCCGTGCGCCGATCCGGCGCGACAGGAGCCGCATCAAGGTTCGCAACACCGTGCTGACGGTCATCACCTACGCCGTCGCCCTCGCCTTCCTGTTTCCGCTGGTGTGGATGTTCCTGGCCGCCTTCAAGACCGAGGCTGAGGCGTTCGCCAGCCCCCCCGTCTTCGCCTTCACCCCCATTCTGGAGAACTTCAAGAACGCGCTGCCCAGCTATTTCCCGGCGCTCAAGAACAGCGTGATCGCCGCCGTCGGCAGCACGGTGCTGGCCTTCGTGCTGGGGCTGCCCGCCGCCTTCGCGCTGGCGGTGTATCCCACCACCCGCGCGCAGGGGACGCTGACCTGGATGCTGTCCACCAAGATGATGCCCGCCGTGGGCGTGATCGTGCCGCTGTTCTTGCTGTTCCGCAACCTGCACCTGTTGGACACCCTGCCGGGCCTGATCCTGATGTACACCACCATGAACCTGCCGCTGGTGGTGTGGATGATGCACAGCTACATGACCGAGATTCCCTTCGCCATCTACGAGGCCGCCAAGGTGGACGGCGCGTCGGTGGCGCAGGAGTTCTTCGGCATCGCGTTGCCGCTGTCCACGCCGGGCATGGCCGCCACCGCGCTGCTGGCGGTGATCTTCGCCTGGAATGAGGTCTTCTTCGCGGTGAATCTCACCAGTTCGGACGCCGCGCCGCTGAGCGTGTTCATCAGTTCATTCAAGACCAGCATGGGCCTGTTCTGGGCGCAGATGAGCGCCGCCGCCGCGCTGACCGTGCTGCCGGTGTTGATCTTCGGCTGGGTGGCGCAGCGTCAGCTGGTGCGCGGCCTGAGCTTCGGCGCGGTGAAGTAG
- a CDS encoding nucleoside/nucleotide kinase family protein codes for MTLPDRNSYSNPKEPETVSGSLAELVARAQTMIVPGERRILGVAGAPGAGKSTLCAALAESLGDQAALVGMDGFHLANAELRRLGRRGRKGAPDTFDAGGYAALLARLRVEVHRTVYAPTFDRQLEESIGSAVPVHAGTPLILTEGNYLLLDGEDWARVRASLDAVWFLELPEDVRLARLLARHVAFGRAPADAQGWVEAVDGPNATTVHATRARADLIVQLKA; via the coding sequence ATGACCCTTCCAGACCGTAATTCCTACTCCAACCCAAAAGAACCAGAAACAGTATCCGGTTCTCTGGCCGAACTGGTGGCGCGGGCACAGACCATGATCGTCCCCGGCGAGCGGCGCATTCTGGGCGTCGCCGGGGCGCCGGGGGCAGGGAAGTCCACCCTCTGCGCGGCGCTGGCGGAGTCGCTGGGCGATCAGGCCGCGCTGGTGGGCATGGACGGCTTTCATCTGGCAAACGCGGAACTGAGACGCCTGGGCCGGCGCGGGCGCAAGGGCGCCCCCGACACCTTCGACGCGGGGGGCTACGCAGCGTTATTGGCAAGGCTACGCGTGGAAGTGCACCGGACAGTCTATGCCCCCACCTTTGACCGGCAGCTTGAGGAATCCATCGGCAGCGCCGTTCCTGTCCATGCCGGCACCCCCCTGATCCTGACCGAGGGCAACTACCTGTTGCTGGACGGGGAGGACTGGGCGCGGGTCAGGGCGTCGCTGGACGCCGTGTGGTTTCTGGAGCTCCCTGAGGACGTGCGGCTCGCGCGGCTGCTGGCCCGTCACGTCGCTTTCGGCCGGGCGCCCGCCGACGCGCAGGGCTGGGTGGAGGCGGTGGATGGGCCAAACGCCACCACCGTCCATGCCACCCGTGCCCGCGCCGATCTGATCGTGCAGCTCAAGGCATGA
- a CDS encoding mannitol dehydrogenase family protein → MTKLKLSALGQLGPDVAVPRYDPRTLTTGIVHFGVGGFHRAHQAMYIDRLLNAGGHTDWGICGVGVLPGDVRMRDVLRAQEGLYTLVTRSPGGETETRVIGAIHEFLFAPDEPEQVIEKLANPATRIVSLTVTEGGYSLNNATGEFDPSGADIVHDLQPDAVPRSVFGLITEGLRRRRERGIPPFTVVSCDNIQGNGHVTQGVLSAFAGLKDADLGAWIAREVAFPNSMVDRITPMTTDGDREALAAQSGIEDGWPVVAESFTQWVLEDHFTLGRPPLETAGVQVVRDVEPYELMKLRLLNASHQALGYLGLLAGHTYVHEVCRLPIFEDFLLGYMAREAVPALRPVPGMDLDAYQHGLIERFASPAIQDTLARLIFDGSERIPKFLLPVVREQLALDGEISHAALVVASWAAYLEAVDGGAPVPPLQDQRAAALLAAVRRETAQSGAFLDLRELFGDLGQHPRFRAAYLAARESLRQHGPIGALKVLHAAGHTASAGPFVGQPR, encoded by the coding sequence ATGACCAAGCTCAAGCTTTCGGCGCTGGGTCAACTCGGCCCCGATGTGGCTGTTCCCCGCTACGATCCCCGCACCCTGACCACCGGCATCGTCCATTTCGGCGTGGGCGGCTTTCACCGCGCGCATCAGGCCATGTACATTGACCGGCTGCTGAACGCCGGGGGACACACCGACTGGGGCATCTGCGGGGTGGGCGTGCTGCCCGGCGACGTGCGGATGCGCGACGTGCTGCGGGCGCAGGAGGGGCTGTACACGCTGGTGACCCGGTCTCCTGGGGGCGAGACTGAAACGCGGGTGATCGGGGCGATCCACGAGTTTCTGTTCGCTCCGGATGAGCCTGAACAGGTGATTGAGAAACTGGCCAACCCGGCCACCCGCATCGTCTCGCTGACTGTCACTGAAGGTGGGTACAGCCTCAACAACGCGACGGGCGAATTCGATCCCAGCGGCGCGGATATCGTCCATGACCTGCAACCGGATGCGGTGCCCAGGTCTGTCTTCGGCCTGATCACCGAGGGCCTGCGCCGCCGCCGCGAGCGCGGCATCCCCCCGTTTACGGTGGTGTCCTGCGACAACATCCAGGGCAACGGCCACGTGACCCAGGGGGTGCTCTCGGCCTTCGCAGGATTGAAGGACGCGGACTTGGGCGCGTGGATCGCTCGTGAAGTCGCCTTTCCCAACTCGATGGTGGACCGCATCACACCCATGACCACCGATGGTGACCGCGAGGCCCTGGCCGCGCAGTCGGGTATCGAGGACGGCTGGCCGGTGGTGGCCGAGAGCTTCACGCAGTGGGTGCTGGAAGACCACTTCACGCTGGGGCGGCCTCCGCTGGAAACGGCGGGCGTGCAGGTGGTTCGTGACGTGGAACCCTACGAGCTGATGAAACTGCGGCTGCTCAACGCCTCGCACCAGGCGCTGGGCTACCTGGGTCTGCTGGCCGGACACACCTATGTCCACGAGGTCTGCAGGCTGCCCATCTTCGAGGACTTCCTCCTGGGCTACATGGCCCGCGAGGCCGTGCCGGCGCTGCGGCCCGTGCCCGGCATGGATCTGGACGCCTATCAGCACGGGCTGATTGAGCGCTTTGCCAGCCCGGCGATCCAGGACACCCTGGCCCGGCTGATCTTCGACGGCTCCGAGCGCATTCCCAAGTTTCTGCTGCCGGTGGTGCGCGAGCAACTGGCGCTTGACGGCGAGATCAGCCACGCCGCGCTGGTGGTGGCGTCGTGGGCCGCGTATCTGGAGGCGGTAGACGGCGGCGCGCCGGTACCCCCGTTGCAGGATCAGCGCGCTGCGGCGCTGCTGGCAGCTGTTCGGCGCGAAACGGCGCAGTCGGGCGCATTCCTGGACCTGAGGGAACTGTTCGGCGATCTGGGCCAGCATCCCCGCTTCCGGGCCGCGTACCTGGCCGCCCGTGAAAGCCTGCGCCAGCACGGCCCCATCGGTGCGCTGAAGGTGCTGCACGCCGCCGGGCACACCGCTTCGGCAGGGCCGTTCGTCGGCCAGCCGCGGTAA
- a CDS encoding NAD(P)-dependent alcohol dehydrogenase, translated as MTLTDHPAPRSQAITSRTSVLNGTRELGWQTREVPAPGPHEVRVRVRRVGVCGSDVHYYTHGRIGPFVVQAPLVLGHEVMGVVEAVGEGVTRVRAGDRVALEPGFPCRRCAYCKRGEYNLCPHMTFMATPPVDGALSEYVLWPDDFVFPLPGSVSDDAGALLEPLAVGLWAARKGGVEPGDSVAVFGAGPIGCTTIQAAKAAGATTIIAVDLEDFRLDLARRVGATHTLNARHQDVLAVLRELTRRDLPLSHAGVDVAFETAGSLPTTRLTLAAPRPGGRAVLVGLPPDPEVSLDIVSAASREVTLRGVFRYANCYPAAIELVASGAVDLDALVTHRYAFDQTPGAFAFADHEKKTSMKVMIDVG; from the coding sequence ATGACTCTCACCGATCATCCTGCCCCCCGGTCCCAGGCTATTACCTCGCGCACCAGCGTCCTGAACGGCACCCGTGAGCTGGGCTGGCAAACGCGTGAAGTGCCCGCGCCCGGCCCGCATGAGGTGCGTGTCCGCGTGCGCCGCGTCGGCGTGTGCGGCAGCGACGTGCACTACTACACGCACGGGCGCATCGGTCCCTTTGTGGTGCAGGCGCCGCTGGTGCTGGGCCACGAGGTGATGGGGGTGGTTGAAGCCGTGGGCGAGGGCGTGACCCGCGTCCGTGCGGGCGACCGGGTGGCGCTGGAGCCGGGCTTCCCCTGCCGCCGCTGCGCGTACTGCAAGCGCGGCGAGTACAACCTGTGCCCGCACATGACCTTCATGGCGACGCCCCCGGTGGACGGCGCCCTGAGCGAATATGTGCTGTGGCCCGACGACTTCGTCTTTCCCCTGCCGGGCAGCGTCAGCGACGACGCGGGCGCGCTGCTGGAGCCACTCGCCGTGGGGCTGTGGGCCGCGCGTAAGGGCGGGGTGGAACCGGGCGACAGTGTGGCGGTCTTCGGCGCTGGCCCGATTGGCTGCACCACCATCCAGGCGGCCAAGGCGGCAGGAGCCACCACCATCATCGCCGTGGATCTGGAGGACTTCCGGCTGGATCTGGCCCGCCGGGTGGGGGCCACCCACACCCTGAATGCCCGGCACCAGGACGTGCTGGCCGTATTGCGCGAGCTGACCCGCCGTGATCTGCCGCTGTCGCACGCGGGGGTGGACGTGGCCTTCGAGACGGCCGGCAGCCTGCCGACCACGCGCCTGACGCTGGCCGCGCCGCGTCCCGGTGGCCGGGCGGTGCTGGTGGGGCTGCCGCCGGATCCCGAGGTCAGCCTGGACATCGTGTCGGCGGCCAGCCGCGAGGTCACGCTGCGCGGCGTGTTCCGCTACGCCAACTGCTACCCGGCGGCGATTGAGCTGGTGGCCAGCGGCGCCGTCGATCTGGACGCGCTGGTCACGCACCGTTACGCCTTTGACCAGACGCCGGGGGCCTTCGCCTTCGCCGATCACGAGAAGAAGACCAGCATGAAAGTCATGATCGACGTGGGCTGA
- a CDS encoding SDR family oxidoreductase, which translates to MPDRPTSEDFKNAQTLPYPAKQSEMDIQPQTDLKGYRAADKLKGKVALVTGADSGIGRAVALAFALEGARVAILYNENDGDAQKTKEMVEERGGECLVIKADVRQKAACTDAVKQTVDRYGGLNVLVNNAAFQATQDSILEISEEQLRRTLETNLFGYVFMIQAALPHLKDGDAIVNTGSIVGETGNPILVDYTASKGGIHALTKSLALQFGQMGNGVRVNAVLPGPVWTPNIPGTMPLEEVQKFGHEVALGRPGQPEELAPAYVYLACQDSSFVTGSLLHVTGGKLSS; encoded by the coding sequence ATGCCCGATAGACCCACATCCGAAGATTTTAAAAACGCGCAGACCCTGCCGTACCCTGCCAAGCAGTCCGAGATGGACATTCAGCCGCAGACCGATCTGAAAGGGTACCGCGCCGCCGACAAACTGAAAGGCAAGGTCGCGCTGGTGACCGGGGCAGATTCCGGCATTGGCCGCGCGGTGGCGCTGGCCTTCGCCCTGGAAGGGGCCAGGGTGGCCATCCTGTACAACGAGAACGACGGCGACGCCCAGAAGACGAAGGAGATGGTGGAAGAGCGCGGGGGCGAGTGTCTGGTCATCAAGGCCGACGTGCGCCAGAAGGCCGCCTGCACCGACGCGGTGAAGCAGACCGTGGACCGGTACGGCGGCCTGAATGTGCTGGTCAACAACGCCGCGTTCCAGGCGACGCAGGACAGCATTCTGGAGATCAGCGAGGAGCAGTTGCGGCGCACCCTGGAAACCAATCTCTTCGGATACGTGTTCATGATCCAGGCGGCGCTGCCCCACCTGAAAGACGGTGACGCCATCGTCAACACCGGTTCGATTGTCGGGGAGACAGGCAACCCCATCCTGGTGGACTACACGGCTTCCAAGGGCGGCATCCACGCGCTGACCAAATCGTTGGCGCTGCAGTTCGGCCAGATGGGCAATGGTGTGCGCGTCAACGCGGTGCTGCCCGGCCCGGTGTGGACCCCCAACATCCCGGGCACGATGCCGCTGGAAGAGGTTCAGAAGTTCGGCCACGAGGTGGCGCTGGGCCGCCCCGGTCAGCCCGAGGAACTGGCCCCCGCCTATGTCTACCTGGCCTGTCAGGACAGCTCTTTCGTGACCGGGTCGCTGCTGCATGTGACCGGCGGCAAACTGTCTTCATGA
- a CDS encoding family 1 glycosylhydrolase, whose amino-acid sequence MSRGFLDIIKKELGDGNYKGDEFGGASGSSGEGLPTGRASNFMFATGIECSYPTIEHGQVRRDELDECHHYERWEEDLHLVKDLGLKYLRYGLPYYRMHQGPGQYDWDFADQVLAEMQRLEITPILDLMHFGVPDWLGNYQNPELPVHFAEYAEAVARRYPWVRYYTPVNEIYVTAKASAQDGLWNEQLKSERGFVTALKHSVAANILACQSIARVRSDAIIVQAESAEYTHDASPVPRPEISMQNRLRFLSLDLTYAVPPDAEVLLYLMDNGLSREEYNWFMAGEPPGHQIMGSDYYGHNEKIIKPDGEMVFGEDVFGWYQIVKGYHERYHKPVFHSETNVADLEQAPIWLWKQWMNVLRLRQEGTPVVGFTWYSLTDQIDWDIELAEKKGTVNTNGLYTLDRKPNPVAHAYRDLLENFGQITVSPHSELFEITDQAARLKVEV is encoded by the coding sequence ATGAGTCGGGGCTTTCTGGACATCATCAAAAAAGAGCTGGGGGACGGCAACTACAAAGGCGACGAGTTTGGAGGGGCGAGCGGCAGCAGTGGCGAGGGCCTGCCCACGGGCCGGGCCAGCAACTTCATGTTCGCGACGGGGATCGAGTGTTCATACCCCACCATCGAGCATGGCCAGGTGCGGCGCGATGAACTGGACGAATGCCACCACTACGAGCGCTGGGAAGAGGACCTGCATCTGGTCAAGGACCTGGGACTCAAGTACCTGCGTTACGGCCTGCCCTATTACCGTATGCATCAGGGACCGGGACAGTACGACTGGGACTTTGCCGATCAGGTCCTGGCCGAGATGCAGCGGCTGGAGATCACGCCCATTCTCGATCTGATGCACTTCGGGGTGCCGGACTGGCTGGGCAACTACCAGAACCCGGAGCTGCCTGTTCATTTTGCCGAATACGCCGAAGCCGTGGCACGGCGTTATCCCTGGGTGCGCTACTACACCCCCGTCAATGAGATCTACGTGACCGCCAAGGCCAGCGCGCAGGATGGGCTGTGGAACGAGCAGCTCAAGTCCGAACGCGGGTTCGTGACGGCGCTCAAGCACAGCGTGGCCGCCAACATCCTGGCCTGCCAGTCGATTGCCCGCGTGCGCTCCGACGCGATCATCGTGCAGGCCGAGAGCGCCGAGTACACGCACGACGCGAGTCCAGTGCCGCGTCCCGAGATTTCCATGCAAAACCGGCTGCGGTTTCTCTCGTTGGACCTGACCTACGCGGTGCCCCCGGACGCGGAAGTTCTGCTGTACCTGATGGACAATGGTCTGTCCCGCGAGGAGTACAACTGGTTCATGGCCGGAGAGCCGCCGGGCCATCAGATCATGGGCAGTGACTACTACGGCCATAACGAGAAGATCATCAAGCCCGACGGCGAGATGGTCTTCGGCGAGGACGTTTTCGGCTGGTACCAGATCGTCAAGGGGTACCACGAGCGGTATCACAAGCCGGTGTTTCACAGCGAGACCAACGTCGCCGACCTGGAGCAGGCCCCGATCTGGCTGTGGAAGCAGTGGATGAACGTCCTGCGGCTGCGCCAGGAGGGCACGCCGGTGGTGGGCTTCACGTGGTACAGCCTGACCGATCAGATTGACTGGGACATCGAACTGGCCGAGAAGAAAGGGACCGTGAACACCAACGGCCTGTACACCCTGGACCGCAAGCCCAACCCGGTGGCCCACGCCTACCGCGACCTGCTGGAAAACTTCGGCCAGATCACGGTCTCGCCGCACAGCGAGTTGTTCGAGATCACCGATCAGGCGGCCCGCCTGAAGGTGGAGGTCTAG
- a CDS encoding ParA family protein produces the protein MRTLTLFNHAGGVMKSSLTRDVGYTLAQAGQRVLLVDLDPQANLTDWLGVSGVRREQTVYDTASRGDPLPAPAQVHGLSLIPSDVSLALAEGQMMGVVGAHLHLRQALAAIADRYDVVLIDSPPSLGQLSILGALAADHLIVPVPTRQKGMNALAGLSEAMATYRKLRPDLTVALYVPTLYDARRSHDREAYAALQGLLSPLASPIADRGAVWNDSSSAGQPVGVYAPGSPVHRDVLRVTAEIAQAVGLEIMIAGVEA, from the coding sequence ATGCGGACACTGACACTCTTCAACCACGCCGGAGGGGTCATGAAGTCCAGCCTGACCCGCGACGTGGGGTACACCCTGGCGCAGGCCGGGCAGCGGGTCTTGCTGGTGGACCTCGATCCGCAGGCCAACCTGACCGATTGGCTGGGCGTCAGCGGCGTGCGGCGCGAGCAGACGGTCTATGACACCGCCTCGCGCGGCGATCCTCTGCCAGCGCCGGCCCAGGTTCACGGCCTGAGTCTGATTCCCAGCGACGTCTCGCTGGCGCTGGCCGAGGGTCAGATGATGGGGGTGGTGGGCGCCCACCTGCACCTGCGTCAGGCGCTGGCAGCGATTGCAGACCGCTACGACGTGGTGCTGATCGACAGTCCGCCCAGCCTGGGCCAGCTCTCGATTCTGGGGGCGCTGGCCGCCGATCACCTGATCGTGCCGGTGCCCACCCGCCAGAAGGGCATGAACGCCCTGGCGGGGTTGTCAGAGGCGATGGCGACGTACCGCAAGTTGCGCCCCGACCTGACCGTGGCGCTGTACGTGCCGACCCTCTACGACGCCCGTCGCTCGCATGACCGGGAGGCCTACGCGGCGCTGCAGGGCCTGCTCTCCCCTCTTGCCAGCCCCATTGCCGACCGGGGCGCGGTGTGGAATGACAGCTCCAGCGCGGGACAGCCGGTGGGTGTGTACGCGCCGGGTTCGCCGGTTCACCGCGACGTGCTGAGGGTCACGGCAGAGATCGCGCAGGCTGTCGGCCTTGAGATCATGATTGCAGGAGTCGAGGCATGA